Part of the Bacteroidales bacterium genome is shown below.
CATAAAAGTTTATATACTCAAATGAAGGATCAATGCTCCTGAGCCAGCTCACATAGAGCTGATATTTCCCCTTATCAGAGGCTTTTGAAAACCCTATTGTCATCTTTGAATTCCTTTAATACCTGCAATCCATTTTGGTACTGCATTATAGAAGATTATGAAAACACATACCAGAATCGACAGTGTCAGGATAAGATTTATCAGACCGGGCACCAAAGTTGAAGCTTCCCTGGCCTGAGGTATATAGATATTTTTTATATTAAGAAATGCTGCTGTAACCGTAGTTACTCCTACAAAAAGCATTGGCAGGATAGTCACCCAGGCATATTTTGCTCTTCCCCTGTTGATAATAAATGAAGTACCTATTGCCAGGGCTATTGTTGCAAGAAGCTGATTTGCAGTCCCGAACATTGGCCAGATTGTAGATACTGTACCTGTATAAATGAAATAAGCCCAGGCAAAAACAATCAGCCCGCTTGTAATCAGATTTCCCGGCAGCCAGTTTGTCTGCTGAAATGGCTTATATACTTTCCCGAAAGCTTCCTGCAACAGAAACCTTCCTATTCTTGTACCGGCATCAATCGTTGTAAGTATGAAAAGAGCCTCGAACATAATGGCAAAATGGTACCAGTACGACATCAGATGTTTCATTCCAGGGATAGATGAAAAAATATAAGCCATACCGACTCCAAGGGAAACAGCACCACCTGTTCTGCCGGCAATCTTCTCACCGACACTTGCAGAGAGCTGGTCGATGTTTGATTCTGTAAATCCCATTGCCTGAAGCTTTGGCAGGATAGCCTGAAACTTTTCAACGGGAACATTTATCTGAAAATAATCGAGAGGCAGAAGACTTGTGGCTGCGATCAGGGCCATGATAGAAACAGCGCCTTCAGTCAACATTGAACCGACGGCTATTGTCTTAATATGAGACTCTTTCATAATCATCTTCGGGGTTGTGCCCGAACCCACAAGTGCATGAAAACCGGAGATGGCTCCGCATGCAATTGTAATGAAAAGATATGGGAATAGTTTTCCAGGGATGATGGGTCCTCCTCCATGAATGAATTCAGTGAATGCCGGCATTTTTATCTCCGGAGCCACAATAATTAATCCAACAGCAAGAAGTGCGATAACCGATATTTTCATAATAGAACTCAGGTAATCGCGCGGTGAAAGAAGCAGCCATACTGGCAGTACAGAAGCAAAAAAGCCATAAACGGCGAGAAGTATAGTAAGGGTATCGTGTTTAAATGTAAACCAGGAAGCAAATTGAGAATCAGGGACATATCTTCCTGCAACAACAGCCAGAATCAGCATAATAACTCCAAAAATTGTAGCTTCAAGTGTTTTGCCTTTTCTGACCTTAAACATCCACAAACCCATGATAATGGCTATCGGAATTGTAGAAGCTATTGTAAATGTACCCCAGGAGCTTTCTGCCAGAGCATTCACAACAACGAGTCCCAGACCAGCCATGGCCACTACTATGATCAATATGATTGCAAATGTTGTTGTACCTCCACTCACCTTATTGATTTCTTCTTTAGCAATAAATGCCAGCGATTTGCCATCATGCTGTACCGATGCAGTGAGAATCACAAAGTCATGAACCGCACCTGCCATTACTGACCCTATAAGCATCCATAGAAATCCGGGCATAAAGCCAAATTGTGCAGCCAGAACTGGTCCCACCAATGGTCCCGCTCCGGCAATTGCAGCAAAATGATGCCCAAACAGTACCCATTTATTCATTGGGTAGTAGTTCTGTTTGTCGTATAATCTGTGTGCCGGAGTAAGAGCCAGATCATTTTTTACTGCCACTTTTGCCGCGACGAAACTAAAATAGAGCCTGTATGCGATAGCAAATATTGCAACAGTTCCGATTACAAAAGGCATGGCATTCATATACCTGTTTTAATAGAATAATTGAGTCAGCAAAATAGTCAATTCCTGATTTCTTTGCAATTCCAATATTTGCTATTTATTATTAAATTGCAGTACTAAACGACTCATAAACAGAAAATGAAGAGGTATGGAAGTAACAAGAACATTTGATCTTCTTGAAAGATACAGGGAGAATCCGGAAAAGGATGATGCATTGTGCTTTAAGCATGATGGGAAATGGCTGAAATTCAGTTCAAAGGAATATATAGAGTATTCATATAACTTCTGTTATGGTTTATATGAACTCGGACTTAGAAAAGGAGACAAAATTGTAACTGTTTCCACTAATCGTCCCGAATGGAATTTCATCGATATGGGTATGGCAATGATCGGGGTCGTCCATGTACCGGTATTTACTTCTCTTAATACAGCTGAATATGAGTATATTATCAAAGACTCCGGGGCGAAAATGATAGTAGTGTCTGATGCAAAATTACTTAAATGCATGAGCCCGTTATCTATGGCCATCAGCAAATCCGTAAAAGTCTATTCTTTCGATAAGATCCCGGGAATTGTCAACTGGATGGAGATAGTCAACTCAGGAAAGGAAGCTTCCGCGGAAACAAAAAATGCTGTGGAGGAAGGAAAGAGAGGGATTGATCCTGAGACTTTTGCAACACTTATCTATACCTCCGGAACAACAGGTAAACCAAAAGGTGTAATGCTTGCCCAGAAAAATCTCGTCAGCAATTTCGTCTCAGCAGCAACTGTGTTCAACCTGAAACCATCTGATAAATACCTGAGTATATTACCATTATGTCATGTCGGCGGAAGAATGGGAAATTACCAGACACAATATAGCGGAGCAAGCATTTATTATGCCGAAAGCATGGGCACAATAGCTGTTAACATGGGTGAGATAAAACCTGACGGTTTTGATGCAGTTCCGAGGGTTCTTGAGAAATTCTATGATGTTATTATTTCAAAAGGGAAGAAACTTACAGGAATTAAAAAAAGACTCTTCTTCTGGGCTGTTAAACTGGGATTAAAATATAAGCCATTCGGTGAAAACGGATGGTTATATGAGAAAAAACTAAGTATTGCAGATAAGCTCATTTTCAGCAAGTGGAGAGCTGCCCTTGGCGGCAATGTAAGAATCGTCGGCTGTGGCGGTGCAAGCCTTCAGTCGCGGCTTGAAAGGATCTTCTGGGCTGCCGGAATTAAGATTATTAATATGTATGGCCTCACAGAAACATCGCCTATTATTACTATTAACAGGACATATAAAGGAGGTGTAAAGCTGGGCTCAGTAGGAATCACCATTGAGGGCGTTGAAGTGAAAATTGCTGAGGATGGCGAAATTCTTTGCAAGGGTCCCAATGTCATGCTGGGCTATTATAACGACCCTGAGCTTACAAAGTCAGCAATAGATGAAGAAGGGTGGTTTCACACCGGCGATATAGGATATCTTGAGGAAGGTAAATTCCTTATGGTCACCGACAGGAAAAAGGAGATCTTCAAACTTTCGAACGGTAAGTTTATTGCTCCCCAGCTCATTGAGAATATGTTCAAAGAATCTAATGTTATAGACCAGATTATGGTAGTCGGGGAACATGAGAAATTTGCAAGTGCCTTAATATCACCTAATTTCAAATACTTTGACGAGTGGAAAACCTTGAAAAAGATCTCATTTTCAGATTCAGAGGAGTTAATTGGCTTGCCAGAAATCCAGTCTTACTTTAATTCCGAAATCGAAAAGATCAACAAAAAACTAAGTCCGCCAGAAAGAATAAACAGGTTCAGGTTAGTGCCTGATGAATGGAGTCCGGCAACAGGTGAGCTCTCTCCTACCCTTAAACTGAAGAGGAAATTCATTTCTGACAAGTATAAAAAGCTGCTGGATCAGGTTTATATGAAGTAGGAATAGCTTTCCCCTCCTTTTGAAGGAGGGGTGGTCGGGAGTACTAATTGTCAGATGTGTACATAGGTTTGTTTCCCGACCGGGGTGGTTGATTTTTGAGGAATATTATAAAATACAAAAAGATGAAAAGATGGATTACTAATCAACCACCCCGGCCGCAAATTAACTTTGCAATAAACAAACCAGCATTTTACTGCGGCCACCCCTCCTTCAAAAGGAGGGGAGAGCTTTTTTACCGGACTTTATCCTGAGGGACACTTTTATAGAATATTTTTATTTATAATCCATCACTTTGTTAAAAATGCAGATCACCAAAGTCTCCGACAAAAAAACAAGAAAACAATTCCTCGATGCTGCGAGAATAATTTACAGGGACGACAAGGTATGGGTGTGCCCTTTTGATAATGAGATAGAGGCGATTTTTGATCCTGAAAAAAACCCGTATTTCAAACATGGTGAGGTAGAAAGATGGATCCTGCTTGACGACAGCAACAATCTGACAGGAAGAATAGCTGCATTCATCGATAAAAACCTTGCGTTTACCTACGACCAGCCTACTGGCGGAATGGGGTTTTTCGAATGCATAAATGATAAGAACTCTGCCTTTCTCCTTTTCGATACTGCCAGGGAGTGGCTGAGGGAACGGGGAATGGAGGCAATGGACGGACCAATAAACTTCGGGGAGACAGACAAATACTGGGGTCTCCTTGTCGGAGGCTTCACACACCCTTCGTTTGAAGTACCCTATAATCCTCCATACTACCAGGAGCTCTTTGAATCATACGGGTTTCAGACCTATTATAAAATGGAAGGGTTCCACCTTGATATAACAAAACCACTCGACGAAAGATTCATGAAAATTGCAGAGTGGGTGTCAAAGAAACCCGGTTACGAATTCAGGCATTTCACATGGAAAGACCAGAAAAAATTCACTCAGGATTTCGCCCTTGTTTTTAATGAAGCCTGGGCATCTTTCAAAACCAATTTTGAACCCTTGCAGGCCGATTACATAAACACCGTTCTTAAAAAAGCAAAAGCAATAATCGACGAAGAGTTTATCTGGCTCGCATATTTTGAAGGTAAACCAATTGCAATCTATCTGATGTTTCCCGATCTGAATATGATATTAAAGCATCTGAACGGAAAACTCGATCTGTTCAGTATGATTAAGTTCCTTTACCTGAAGAAGCGTAACACAATGACACGTGCCAAAGGGCTGCTGATGGGCGTAATACCGAAGTATCAAAACCATGGGATAGAATCGGCATTTATCCTGAAAGTACGTGAAGTATTTGCAAAGAAACCTCATTATACAGAAGTTGAATTCTCGTGGGTGGCTGATTTCAATCCCAAGATGAGAAAGATCTTTATCTCAGTCGGAAGTGTTCCTGCTAAGAATTATATAACTTACAGGTATCTTTTCGACAGAACAAAAGAATTTAAAAGATATCCTATTCCGGAATCAAAATGATCTGGAAAGCTTTGTGTCCTTTGTGCATGCCTTCGTGACCTTTGTGGTAAAAAAAATTTAACCACAAAGAACACAAAGGATAACACGAAGGAACACAAAGGAAAAAACAGTGTCAGCTTAAAAAAATGATTATGAAATATGATGTTATAATTATCGGAGCCGGATTGGGCGGACTTACAGCCGGAGCAAAACTTGCAAAAGAGGGCAAGAAAGTCCTGCTGATAGAACA
Proteins encoded:
- a CDS encoding carbon starvation protein A, encoding MNAMPFVIGTVAIFAIAYRLYFSFVAAKVAVKNDLALTPAHRLYDKQNYYPMNKWVLFGHHFAAIAGAGPLVGPVLAAQFGFMPGFLWMLIGSVMAGAVHDFVILTASVQHDGKSLAFIAKEEINKVSGGTTTFAIILIIVVAMAGLGLVVVNALAESSWGTFTIASTIPIAIIMGLWMFKVRKGKTLEATIFGVIMLILAVVAGRYVPDSQFASWFTFKHDTLTILLAVYGFFASVLPVWLLLSPRDYLSSIMKISVIALLAVGLIIVAPEIKMPAFTEFIHGGGPIIPGKLFPYLFITIACGAISGFHALVGSGTTPKMIMKESHIKTIAVGSMLTEGAVSIMALIAATSLLPLDYFQINVPVEKFQAILPKLQAMGFTESNIDQLSASVGEKIAGRTGGAVSLGVGMAYIFSSIPGMKHLMSYWYHFAIMFEALFILTTIDAGTRIGRFLLQEAFGKVYKPFQQTNWLPGNLITSGLIVFAWAYFIYTGTVSTIWPMFGTANQLLATIALAIGTSFIINRGRAKYAWVTILPMLFVGVTTVTAAFLNIKNIYIPQAREASTLVPGLINLILTLSILVCVFIIFYNAVPKWIAGIKGIQR
- a CDS encoding long-chain fatty acid--CoA ligase — its product is MEVTRTFDLLERYRENPEKDDALCFKHDGKWLKFSSKEYIEYSYNFCYGLYELGLRKGDKIVTVSTNRPEWNFIDMGMAMIGVVHVPVFTSLNTAEYEYIIKDSGAKMIVVSDAKLLKCMSPLSMAISKSVKVYSFDKIPGIVNWMEIVNSGKEASAETKNAVEEGKRGIDPETFATLIYTSGTTGKPKGVMLAQKNLVSNFVSAATVFNLKPSDKYLSILPLCHVGGRMGNYQTQYSGASIYYAESMGTIAVNMGEIKPDGFDAVPRVLEKFYDVIISKGKKLTGIKKRLFFWAVKLGLKYKPFGENGWLYEKKLSIADKLIFSKWRAALGGNVRIVGCGGASLQSRLERIFWAAGIKIINMYGLTETSPIITINRTYKGGVKLGSVGITIEGVEVKIAEDGEILCKGPNVMLGYYNDPELTKSAIDEEGWFHTGDIGYLEEGKFLMVTDRKKEIFKLSNGKFIAPQLIENMFKESNVIDQIMVVGEHEKFASALISPNFKYFDEWKTLKKISFSDSEELIGLPEIQSYFNSEIEKINKKLSPPERINRFRLVPDEWSPATGELSPTLKLKRKFISDKYKKLLDQVYMK
- a CDS encoding GNAT family N-acetyltransferase; this translates as MQITKVSDKKTRKQFLDAARIIYRDDKVWVCPFDNEIEAIFDPEKNPYFKHGEVERWILLDDSNNLTGRIAAFIDKNLAFTYDQPTGGMGFFECINDKNSAFLLFDTAREWLRERGMEAMDGPINFGETDKYWGLLVGGFTHPSFEVPYNPPYYQELFESYGFQTYYKMEGFHLDITKPLDERFMKIAEWVSKKPGYEFRHFTWKDQKKFTQDFALVFNEAWASFKTNFEPLQADYINTVLKKAKAIIDEEFIWLAYFEGKPIAIYLMFPDLNMILKHLNGKLDLFSMIKFLYLKKRNTMTRAKGLLMGVIPKYQNHGIESAFILKVREVFAKKPHYTEVEFSWVADFNPKMRKIFISVGSVPAKNYITYRYLFDRTKEFKRYPIPESK